The Arachis hypogaea cultivar Tifrunner chromosome 19, arahy.Tifrunner.gnm2.J5K5, whole genome shotgun sequence genome has a window encoding:
- the LOC140172883 gene encoding putative disease resistance RPP13-like protein 1, with product MAAKLEGGAYLSSFIDAVSKKLSSILEDDFVREGNDSALELLGRLDDCLCDVGLVLDDAELKQFSDERVKKWLVDLQDALYMADDLLDELSTKAATAGPRDPGNSSFWSRAVDSIIEDSGVNVIENIVGTLESVVGRKGKLRLRESAKVDFSSWRIPSTSLIVSSDVFGRDEEKEKIIKLLLDDTCHAESRVTVIPIVGMGGIGKTTLAQLVFNDAKVVGKFDTRAWVCVAENADPINVTRTIIGAIDSFPCTMDNFNLLQTVLMKKLIGKTFLIVLDDVWDDRRDMWEDFLKPFGFGNNGSKILLTTRSENVASVFAANNLYHRLSLLSEEDCWSMFLKHSSISTSSKQYATLEPIGRKIVEKCKGLPLAVKTLGGLLRNKYNEVDWENTLECEIWELSEDDCKIVPALRVSYYYLPSHLKWCFVYCSLYPKDYEFDKEELILLWMAEDLLRPKKANTLEMTGCAYFDELVARSFFQPSNTNGKLFVMHDLMHDLATLFAGKFYFKLTEFGNQRMIDSKTRHLSNTRAFVDSIELIREAEAIHTRTFLDFSLLAYCDSVNFQSFLQHLGCLRVLSFKKISPESLPDSIGELIHLRYLNLSNTYAMALPESIFKLYNLQTLKLRNCYMLKMLPSRMQELVNLRHLDIRGVSDLEEMPKKMSKLKHLNFLTDYIVGKHEENGIRELGPLDNLHGSFCISNLENVKNSVETLEARMGNKKHINTLKLKWLPNGDNDDVETERDILDKLQPHQNLKELSIKGYPGERFPDWLGLSCYSNMTKLSLDSCINCCELPSLGQLPSLQHLEISKLDGLEKIDSEFYNKNNASFQEMTPFKSLETLKIEYMYRWREWHFPDEFDGFPELRILEIRSCPVLRGDLPAHLPALEELMIVECEELACSLPRAPKLHELHVLNSGFYTDATTHNVDITGTQLAKSVLEWLPHIQPPRVQHLFIKHCCSAISISADYVPASLQYLVICDCPKLTFSEQLHHKSLTEIDVYDCDSLTLFPLGALPNLKKLAIRGCKKIEYVEMPQTLPSLCYIWITECPGLVSLPALALAAPHLQELYIRNCPEIDCFAGECLPPSLKTLEVIKCQKLERWITSKGLQSQGLTRLILHEWNEVKSFPGEGSLPASLVCLKLSTFSNLETLDCKGLHHLTSLKNLAIGNCRKLENITEEHLLASIENIYLGEECPLRRKLEEMEDPHIQFVQWITINATVDSDFVPFDVQ from the exons ATGGCTGCAAAACTTGAAGGTGGAGCTTATCTCTCTTCTTTTATTGATGCTGTTTCAAAGAAGTTGTCTTCAATACTTGAAGATGACTTTGTCCGTGAAGGAAATGACTCTGCCCTGGAGTTGCTTGGAAGGTTGGACGATTGCCTGTGTGATGTTGGACTTGTGCTTGACGATGCTGAGCTGAAGCAGTTCAGTGATGAAAGAGTGAAGAAGTGGCTTGTTGATCTTCAAGATGCTCTCTATATGGCTGATGACTTGCTTGATGAACTCTCCACCAAAGCTGCCACTGCTGGTCCAAGGGATCCAGGTAACTCTTCCTTCTGGTCTCGCGCTGTTGATTCAATTATTGAAGATAGTGGTGTCAATGTCATTGAAAATATAGTTGGCACACTAGAGTCTGTTGTAGGACGAAAAGGTAAACTTCGTCTAAGAGAGAGTGCCAAGGTGGACTTCTCATCATGGAGAATTCCATCCACATCCCTTATTGTAAGTTCTGACGTATTTGGTCGTGATGAAGAAAAGGAGAAGATAATCAAATTGCTGTTAGATGATACCTGTCATGCTGAATCGCGTGTGACTGTGATCCCCATCGTGGGAATGGGCGGAATAGGAAAAACTACTTTGGCTCAACTGGTTTTCAATGATGCCAAAGTCGTTGGAAAATTTGACACTAGAGCATGGGTGTGTGTTGCTGAAAATGCTGACCCTATTAATGTTACAAGGACAATAATAGGGGCAATAGATTCTTTTCCCTGTACCATggataattttaatttacttcAGACTGTTTTGATGAAAAAGTTGATAGGAAAGACATTCTTAATTGTTTTAGATGATGTCTGGGATGATCGACGAGACATGTGGGAGGATTTTCTAAAACCTTTTGGGTTTGGGAATAATGGAAGTAAGATTCTCTTAACAACCCGCAGTGAAAATGTTGCTTCTGTGTTTGCAGCTAACAATCTATATCATCGACTAAGTTTATTGTCGGAGGAAGATTGTTGGTCAATGTTTTTGAAGCATTCATCTATTTCTACTAGTTCTAAACAATATGCAACTCTAGAACCAATTGGTagaaaaattgttgaaaaatgtAAGGGGTTACCTTTGGCCGTAAAGACACTTGGGGGGTTATTGCGCAATAAGTATAATGAAGTGGATTGGGAGAATACACTTGAATGTGAAATTTGGGAACTCTCGGAAGATGACTGTAAGATTGTTCCTGCATTAAGAGTTAGTTATTATTATCTCCCTTCACATTTAAAGTGGTGTTTTGTTTATTGTTCATTATATCCCAAGGATTATGAATTTGACAAAGAAGAATTAATTTTGTTATGGATGGCTGAAGATCTTTTACGACCAAAGAAAGCTAACACATTAGAAATGACTGGTTGTGCATATTTTGATGAATTAGTTGCGAGGTCTTTTTTCCAACCTTCCAATACTAATGGAAAGTTATTtgtaatgcatgatctcatgcatGATTTAGCAACACTTTTTGCTGGGAAATTCTATTTCAAACTCACAGAATTTGGCAATCAACGCATGATAGATAGCAAAACTCGTCATTTATCAAATACTAGAGCATTTGTTGATAGCATCGAATTAATTCGAGAGGCTGAAGCAATACACACGAGaacatttttagatttttctttgCTTGCCTATTGTGATTCAGTTAATTTTCAAAGCTTTCTACAACATTTGGGATGTTTAAGAGTTTTGTCATTCAAAAAGATTTCTCCAGAGTCATTACCTGATTCAATAGGTGAACTGATTCATTTGCGTTATTTGAATCTCTCTAACACATATGCTATGGCATTGCCTGAGTCAATATTTAAATTGTACAATCTCCAAACTTTGAAGTTGAGGAATTGTTATATGCTTAAGATGCTTCCAAGCCGCATGCAAGAGCTTGTGAACCTGCGGCACCTTGACATTCGAGGTGTTTCCGATCTAGAAGAGATGCCAAAGAAAATGAGCAAGTTAAAGCATCTAAATTTCTTAACTGATTATATTGTCGGCAAGCACGAAGAGAATGGGATAAGAGAATTGGGACCACTGGACAACCTTCATGGCTCATTTTGCATTTCCAACTTGGAGAACGTGAAGAATAGTGTTGAAACTTTGGAGGCAAGGATGGGTAACAAGAAGCACATCAACACTTTAAAATTGAAATGGCTTCCAAATGGTGACAATGATGACGTTGAAACCGAAAGAGATATTCTTGACAAGTTACAACCTCATCAAAACTTGAAAGAGTTATCAATTAAGGGTTATCCGGGTGAAAGATTCCCAGATTGGTTAGGCCTTTCTTGCTACTCCAATATGACCAAATTGAGTCTGGATAGTTGTATAAATTGTTGTGAGCTTCCTTCACTGGGACAGTTACCCTCTTTACAGCATCTGGAGATTTCTAAACTTGATGGGTTGGAGAAAATTGATTCTGAGTTCTACAACAAAAACAATGCATCATTTCAGGAGATGACACCCTTCAAATCTCTTGAAACTCTGAAAATTGAGTATATGTATCGTTGGCGGGAGTGGCATTTTCCTGATGAGTTTGATGGTTTTCCTGAGCTTAGAATCCTTGAAATAAGAAGCTGTCCGGTGTTAAGAGGAGATCTGCCTGCTCACCTTCCGGCTCTGGAGGAACTTATGATTGTTGAATGTGAAGAGCTTGCATGTTCGCTGCCAAGGGCTCCCAAGCTTCACGAATTACATGTGCTGAATTCTGGTTTTTATACAGATGCGACCACGCACAATGTAGACATCACAGGAACCCAGCTGGCGAAGTCCGTATTGGAGTGGCTGCCACACATCCAACCACCACGCGTCCAACATCTGTTTATCAAGCACTGTTGTTCAGCCATATCAATTTCAGCAGATTATGTGCCTGCTTCGTTACAATATCTTGTCATCTGTGATTGTCCAAAATTAACATTCTCAGAGCAACTGCACCACAAGTCACTAACGGAGATAGATGTGTATGATTGTGATTCACTGACGTTGTTTCCATTGGGGGCCCTTCCAAATCTCAAGAAACTCGCAATCCGTGGATGCAAAAAGATCGAATATGTTGAGATGCCACAGACTCTTCCAAGTCTGTGTTATATATGGATCACAGAATGTCCCGGTTTAGTATCCCTGCCGGCTCTAGCGTTGGCTGCTCCCCACCTACAGGAGCTGTATATACGCAATTGCCCAGAAATCGATTGTTTTGCTGGGGAGTGCCTCCCGCCGAGTCTGAAAACTCTTGAAGTCATTAAGTGCCAGAAACTAGAGAGGTGGATAACATCAAAGGGTTTGCAGAGTCAAGGCCTTACCCGTCTAATCCTTCACGAATGGAATGAAGTTAAGTCGTTCCCAGGAGAGGGTTCACTTCCTGCTTCTCTTGTGTGTCTAAAATTGTCTACATTCTCAAATCTGGAGACGCTTGATTGCAAGGGGCTTCACCATCTTACCTCCCTCAAAAATTTAGCAATTGGTAACTGTAGAAAGCTTGAGAATATCACAGAAGAACATTTGCTTGCCTCCATAGAAAATATCTACTTAGGGGAAGAATGTCCTTTGAGGCGTAAGTTGGAAGAGATGGAAGACCCACATATTCAATTCGTACAG TGGATAACTATTAATGCTACTGTTGATTCTGATTTTGTACCGTTTGATGTGCAATGA
- the LOC112777743 gene encoding LOW QUALITY PROTEIN: isocitrate dehydrogenase [NAD] catalytic subunit 5, mitochondrial (The sequence of the model RefSeq protein was modified relative to this genomic sequence to represent the inferred CDS: inserted 1 base in 1 codon) has translation MMLVRNPALFDVLVMPNLYGEVISDLCWLGWGCLGLTPSCNIGEGGIALAKAVNGSAPDIAEKNLANPTALLLSGVSMLRHLNLHDKADQIQNAILSTIAEGKYQTADLGGXSKETEFTNAIIDHLYIMLLSRQGIAANFVFC, from the exons ATGATG CTTGTGAGGAATCCTGCTCTTTTTGATGTATTAGTGATGCCAAACCTTTATGGTGAAGTTATTAGTGACCTCTGCTGGCTTGGTTGGGGGTGTTTGGGTTTGACACCAAG CTGCAACATTGGTGAGGGAGGTATTGCACTAGCCAAGGCTGTAAATGGTTCAGCACCTGATATTGCTGAAAAG AATTTGGCAAATCCAACTGCTTTACTGCTGAGTGGTGTTTCAATGTTGCGCCATTTGAATCTCCATGACAAAGCCGACCAAATTCAAAACGCCATCCTCAGCACAATTGCAGAAGGGAAGTACCAAACTGCCGATCTTGGAG AAAGCAAAGAAACTGAGTTCACGAATGCAATTATTGATCATCTCTATATTATGCTCTTGAGTAGGCAAGGAATTGCTGCTAATTTTGTTTTCTGttaa